catccatagttgactcgttatgtgcacggtttcataactccaaaggaaatggtccaatgacaatttttctcaagcaaaatatttcagtaacaattgggtctagagcagtaattctcaaccttcccttcccacccacatcccaccttaggaTGATAGTCTTCATTAAATGGAAGTGGAGGGATTTATGCTCTAACTTTATAGAATGTTGGTCAGAACTCAGCTGAAGTACTGACCATCAGGTCTGGTCATCATACAATAGGAAAGATGCCACAGCATTAGTGAGGGCGCAAAGGAGATGTGTGAGGATGTTGCCTCAGATGGAGAAATTAGTTGTGAGGAGGGAATGGAGATGCTAGGTCTGTTTTCCCTGAAGTGGTTAAGAAGAGACAAGATTGAGATGTATAAAACTATGAAGAGTGCAGGAAATTCTTTCTTTTATTGGTGGTGATTAATACAAGAGAAGATAGATTtagggtgaagggaaagagatTTGAGGCAGACCTTCCTCACCCAGAGAGTGGGGAatacctggaatgcactgctggagagagtgggggaagcAAAATTGCTGGTAGTGTCTTGGTGAGCACTTGAATCATCCAGGATAAACAGCTATAAGGCCAAGGGGTAGAATTTGGGATTAATAAAGATGAGAGGCTCACTGGCCAACACAGATATTTTGGGTTGAATGACCTCTTTTCATGCTAAGTTTGCATCAGGATTTACATCATCCTGAGCCTGTCATTAAGAACCTACACCAAACCCAAATTATCAGAAATTCAGCTATTTTTCACTTGACCAGGTTGAGGGGTGCATAACTGGAAACATTGTTCACTATGTCTTATATCAACCTCACTTCCACATTACTTGTTCATGTCTACCAACAGCCCACTCAATGCCTACACTGTGTTAACTTCAATCACATTTCTAATCTGCTGGAGACATTATTCGTAACTTCACCCATGTAAATTGCAGAGAGACAAATTCCGGACCACCAAATGTTCCCCTCAAACATTAGTTGGCATCAGGGTTAGTTAAATTCGCAGACGGTTTTGTTAAATGAAAGGACTGATTTCCTATTACTGTGAGTAAAATAATGGTAGCAACACTTTAAGTTTTCTGTCCCTTATGTGTCAGCAATTGCAGACTTTGCTTCACAAAGTACTCTAAGCTATTTGAGTGGTGAATCTTGTTGTGTGTCAAAACTTACGGTTCAAATGTTTGACATCTTAGTGCCAGGACCTGAGGAAGAACTGGTCTGTCCCTGTGGCTGGGCTGATTTTAATGAATACTTATCTTTCGTTTTCATGAAAAATATTGTACTTCTTACCTTGTTCCGAAACTCATTGGACACATAATAGTAAATGAATGGGTCAATGCAGTTGTTGAAGGTGCTGAGCATCTGGCAGATTATATAATACAGATAGAGATGGTCCCTGTCTGTGTTGTGAAAGCCAAAATAGTGAATGAGTAGGATTATATTACTGGGGGAAAAACACACCACATACACTATTAGGACTAAGACCATGTTCCTCACAGCTTGGCCAAATGGCTCATCACTAATGACCAATGCCCTGATTATAAACACATAGCAGAATATAGTAACAAGACAAGGAATCAGAAACCCAATAACAGTTAAACACGTGAAGTAAAATAAGAAGTAACCAGAGTCCACCTTCTCTGGCTGGGCATCATGGCAGGTAGTGATGTTTAAATCCTGGAATGAGTATGCCTGCTTCTGGAGAAGCAAAGGTATCATCGCGAGTCCAACAAGAACCCAAATCGTCAAGCAGGCTCCCACGGCAAACTTATTGTCTCTGAAGCCTTTGGCGAGAAATGGGTGGACCAGGGCCAAGTATCTGTCGATGCTGATGAAGGTGAGGAGCAGGATGGAGCAGTACATGTTCCCATAGAAGAAGGCCGTCGTCATCCGGCATAGAGCCTCACCAAAGACCCAGTTGGTGCCCTGAAAGTAATAGTGGATTTTGAACGGCAGcaccaggatcaggagcaggtcGGCTGTTGCCAGGTTGGTCAggaagatggtggaaggcattcgTTGGACTTTGGTGACCAGAACCAGAAGGGCCAGCCCATTGGCCGGGAGCCCAATGATCAGGACGATGCACAAAATGACTGAAATCATCACTGAGGTAATAGAACTAGTCAGGTGGTTCTTTGCTGAATTGTTCAGAACACTGTTAGTGGCATTCGGATAGATCCAAAAGGTTCGTACATTTGGACCACCTGCTAAAAAAGaaagatttattttatttcagagtttttctttaatcgttaaaaaaaaaaattctggatctCTGGCGTCAAAGGCTGAGAATGCTGGAAAAATGCTGGAAGAGTAAAGGGATTATTttgatggaggagtcacgtgatggagtaatggccggtcagggaactccagccctctcctgaaaagtttaaaaaaattaaacaaaacacaaaaggcacaagaataaaaattaaaacaaagtgaaagtaaaggtgggaagaaaatggcagcgaagaaagaaaagtcgaaagcaacaggaagaagagaagaagaaagaacgtcagaagaagaaggtgaaggccttacctgtccgaggaggcccgccgcggagagagaagcccactccctaaggtcagttgaagtcccaagctcgggactacaaaaatggctcgcggatccaagtaaaagtgcgcaaccgcgcatgcgcgactcctcgcgcatgcgctatgcgcatgaaaaaaaaacactgacgggaggggggaccagctgaggagtcgatctccacagctgagaatgacagctgcaatacaacaacaggaagagaacatagaaaataaagagaacaagaaagaagagagtaaaaagaaaacaaggaaacaacagatgaccaacccagaggaagaagaagaagaagaacatagagaaatggaagaagaagggaaaggcatcaatggatatatttttttttaaagaatatatggaatcagtaaaagaatggcaattacaagaatttagtgaaataaaaagaagaattaaaagtgcagagtaAAGGGATTATTTTGTTGGATACGTGAATTGAGGCATGTCGAGGGCAGGGCAGAACTACAGTTCAGcttgaacaatggaacaaatgGAATGAGCTGAATGACATAAAGTAATCATCGTGTGCAAGAAAATGAGCTGGTAATCCTAAATACAAACATGCGTTGATCTTTAGTCACGTGGGAATAGAAAGCTCTGACACGTGAATTTATTATAATGGCACCAGAATGAGCTAAAGAGCCATTCATTTAGCCACTCATTTTGATATCATTTGTCTTGAGTCTGCTATTTATTGAGTTGCCTTTGATCTTCATTATCTGACATTCAAATAAAATTTACGAatatgaataaaacacaaaattcttcggacgctgtgactgaagtaaacacacaatgctggagaaactcagctggtcaaacagtgtactttatgtagccaaGATAAACCACAATTTTtcctgctctccctctctcctccactctgtcttctttcctccagctctccacccacccccctccattcacagagccatcccccctgcctctgtttgctggtgtgccctccctcccttatccacctattacctcctgcccatGGACTTTGCTCCTacctctgcccctccccctcaccattttatttgggtgcctgcctacatcttgttcatgaaggactcaagcctgaaatgttggttatgtatctttatccttgctgtaTAAggtacactgtgtgacctgctgagtttctccagcgttg
This genomic window from Narcine bancroftii isolate sNarBan1 chromosome 3, sNarBan1.hap1, whole genome shotgun sequence contains:
- the LOC138756466 gene encoding proteinase-activated receptor 3-like — protein: MTLPTTCQSLLILLLSSAVFSQVIKAGGPNVRTFWIYPNATNSVLNNSAKNHLTSSITSVMISVILCIVLIIGLPANGLALLVLVTKVQRMPSTIFLTNLATADLLLILVLPFKIHYYFQGTNWVFGEALCRMTTAFFYGNMYCSILLLTFISIDRYLALVHPFLAKGFRDNKFAVGACLTIWVLVGLAMIPLLLQKQAYSFQDLNITTCHDAQPEKVDSGYFLFYFTCLTVIGFLIPCLVTIFCYVFIIRALVISDEPFGQAVRNMVLVLIVYVVCFSPSNIILLIHYFGFHNTDRDHLYLYYIICQMLSTFNNCIDPFIYYYVSNEFRNKVRSTIFFMKTKDKYSLKSAQPQGQTSSSSGPGTKMSNI